One part of the Thermostichus vulcanus str. 'Rupite' genome encodes these proteins:
- a CDS encoding DUF2949 domain-containing protein → METTAPDLLALSQSDRQFCQFVEQQHILQPKQLALALKIQRQQRGPLALILWQLGFIGLQHLAQFWERMPSGAELEPLNESIPS, encoded by the coding sequence ATGGAAACGACCGCGCCTGATTTGTTAGCACTCAGTCAATCGGATCGGCAGTTCTGCCAGTTCGTTGAGCAGCAACATATCCTCCAACCCAAACAGTTGGCTCTGGCCCTGAAAATCCAGCGGCAACAGCGCGGCCCTCTGGCTTTGATCCTATGGCAGTTGGGCTTTATTGGCCTACAGCATTTGGCCCAGTTCTGGGAGAGAATGCCCTCTGGAGCCGAACTGGAGCCTCTCAACGAAAGTATCCCTAGCTAA